Proteins encoded together in one Urocitellus parryii isolate mUroPar1 chromosome 3, mUroPar1.hap1, whole genome shotgun sequence window:
- the Tmem59l gene encoding transmembrane protein 59-like, protein MAAVALMPALLVLLLLASPPVASAPPARDPFAPQLGDTQNCQQRCRERDPGPRPLQAGLASPSESPYDKAVLISACERGCRLFSICRFVAKSSKPNATQTECEAACVEAYVKETEQRACREGCWSQSPEPEQDLQLEQKRKVLETPGGALSLLDLFSTLCNDLVNSAQGFVSSTWTYYLQTDNGKVMVFQTQPVVESLGFQGSRLQRVEVTWRGSHPEALEVHVDPVGPLDKVRKAKIRVKTSSKVKVESEELQDNDFLSCMSRRSGLPRWILACCLFLSVLVMLWLSCSTLVTAPGQHLKFQPLTLEQHKGFLVEPDWPLYPPPSHTCEDSPPPYKLKLDLTKL, encoded by the exons ATGGCTGCGGTGGCGCTGATGCCGGCGCTGCTGGTGCTACTCCTGCTGGCATCGCCGCCCGTCGCCTCCGCGCCGCCCGCTCGCGACCCCTTCGCCCCACAGCTCGGGGACACACAGAACTGCCAGCAGCGGTGTCGCGAGCGCGACCCCGGCCCACGGCCCTTGCAG GCGGGGCTTGCGAGCCCCTCAGAGTCCCCGTATGACAAGGCGGTGCTCATCAGCGCTTGTGAGCGAGGCTGCCGTCTCTTCTCCATCTGCCGATTCGTGGCCAAGAGCTCCAAGCCCAACGCCACCCAGACTGAATGCGAAGCAG CCTGTGTGGAAGCCTACGTGAAGGAGACGGAGCAGCGGGCCTGCCGCGAGGGCTGCTGGAGCCAGTCCCCTGAGCCGGAGCAGGATCTTCAGCTGGAGCAGAAG AGAAAGGTCCTGGAAACTCCTGGTGGGGCCCTGTCCCTCCTGGACTTATTTTCCACCCTCTGCAATGACCTCGTCAACTCGGCCCAGGGTTTCGTCTCCTCCACTTGGACATACTACCTGCAGACTGACAACGGGAAGGTGATGGTGTTCCAG ACCCAGCCTGTGGTTGAGAGCCTTGGGTTCCAGGGGAGCCGTCTGCAGCGAGTGGAGGTGACCTGGAGGGGATCTCACCCTGAGGCTTTGGAGGTGCATGTGG ACCCGGTGGGCCCCCTGGACAAGGTGAGAAAGGCCAAGATACGCGTCAAGACCAGCAGCAAGGTCAAGGTGGAGTCTGAAGAGCTGCAGGACAACGATTTCCTCAGTTGCATGTCCCG GCGCTCGGGGCTGCCTCGCTGGATCCTGGCCTGCTGCCTCTTCCTGTCTGTGCTGGTGATGCTGTGGCTGAGCTGCTCCACCCTGGTGACCGCACCAGGCCAGCACCTCAAGTTCCAG cccctgACCCTGGAGCAGCACAAGGGCTTCTTGGTGGAGCCAGACTGGCCCCTCTACCCTCCGCCATCGCACACCTGTGAGGACAGCCCCCCGCCCTACAAGCTGAAGCTGGACCTGACCAAGCTGTAG
- the Crlf1 gene encoding cytokine receptor-like factor 1 — protein MPAGRPGPAAQSARRPPPLLPLLLLCVLGVPRAGSGAHTAVISPQDPTLLIGSSLQATCSLHGDPPGTTAEGLYWTLNGRRLPPELSRVLNASTLALVLANLNGSRQQSGDNLVCHARDGSILAGSCLYVGLPPEKPFNISCWSKNMKDLTCRWTPGAHGETFLHTNYSLKYKLRWYGQDNTCEEYHTVGPHSCHIPKDLALFTPYEIWVEATNRLGSARSDVLTLDILDVVTTDPPPDVHVSRVGGLEDQLSVRWVSPPALKDFLFQAKYQIRYRVEDSVDWKVVDDVSNQTSCRLAGLKPGTVYFVQVRCNPFGIYGSKKAGIWSEWSHPTAASTPRSERPGPGGGACEPRGGEPSSGPVRRELKQFLGWLKKHAYCSNLSFRLYDQWRAWMQKSHKTRNQHRTRGSCPRADGARREVLPDKL, from the exons ATGCCCGCCGGCCGCCCGGGCCCCGCCGCCCAATCCGCGCGGCGGCCGCCGccgctgctgccgctgctgctgctctgcGTCCTCGGGGTGCCGCGAGCTGGATCAGGAGCCC ACACCGCAGTGATCAGCCCTCAGGACCCCACGCTCCTCATCGGCTCCTCCCTGCAAGCCACGTGCTCGCTGCACGGGGACCCTCCTGGGACCACGGCCGAGGGTCTCTACTGGACCCTCAACGGGCGTCGCCTGCCCCCTGAGCTCTCCCGGGTGCTTAATGCCTCCACCCTGGCCCTTGTTCTGGCCAACCTCAACGGGTCCAGACAGCAGTCTGGGGACAACCTTGTGTGCCACGCCCGCGACGGCAGCATCCTAGCTGGCTCCTGCCTCTATGTTGGCT TGCCCCCAGAGAAGCCCTTCAACATCAGCTGCTGGTCCAAGAACATGAAGGACCTCACGTGCCGCTGGACTCCAGGGGCCCACGGGGAAACTTTCCTTCACACCAACTACTCCCTCAAGTACAAGCTGAG gTGGTACGGGCAGGACAACACGTGTGAGGAGTACCACACAGTGGGCCCTCACTCCTGCCACATCCCCAAGGACCTGGCTCTCTTTACACCCTATGAGATCTGGGTGGAGGCCACCAATCGCCTGGGCTCAGCGCGCTCTGATGTGCTCACGCTGGACATCCTGGACGTGG TGACCACGGACCCCCCACCTGACGTGCATGTGAGCCGAGTTGGGGGGCTGGAGGACCAGCTGAGCGTGCGCTGGGTCTCACCGCCAGCTCTCAAGGATTTTCTCTTCCAAGCCAAGTACCAGATCCGCTACCGCGTGGAGGACAGCGTGGACTGGAAG GTGGTAGATGACGTGAGCAATCAGACCTCCTGCCGTCTGGCGGGGCTGAAGCCAGGCACCGTGTACTTCGTGCAAGTGCGCTGCAACCCCTTTGGCATCTATGGCTCCAAGAAGGCGGGGATATGGAGTGAATGGAGCCACCCCACAGCCGCCTCCACGCCCCGCAGCG AGCGCCCGGGCCCCGGCGGCGGCGCGTGCGAGCCGCGGGGTGGCGAGCCGAGCTCGGGGCCGGTGCGGCGCGAGCTCAAGCAGTTCCTGGGTTGGCTCAAGAAGCACGCGTACTGCTCGAACCTTAGCTTCCGCCTCTACGACCAGTGGCGAGCCTGGATGCAGAAGTCGCACAAGACCCGCAACCAG CACAGGACGAGGGGATCCTGCCCTCGGGCAGACGGGGCGCGGCGAGAG